The genomic interval GCTCCACCAGCACTTCCTGTGAGCAAGACATTTGGTCTCATTTCTGCTGACAagcaaaacagaagagaagatgGTCTCCAAAACCATGGCTATGCTAACCTTTGAGAATTTAGGGTGTCAAGACAGTGACCCCCGTTCTGTAGAACGGTAGGATGTTTTTCCAGGGACTGGGATGCAGACCCAGAGCAAGTGAGGAACCCTTAGACAGTCCTGCTCGAAACCCCAACTTTTCAGTGGGAAACCACTGACCCATATTTGCTGACTGAAGTTTTCCAAGTCTTTCAGCTTCATGGCATTTTGGGGAAGCAGGATGGAGATCATTACCTCCATCTGAGCAAGATGATGGTGAGGCTTGGAAAGCTGGCTCACCCTGTGTAGTCACCTCAAGCTGGCTCTGGACACAGGCTGCCTCTTCCAAAGGAGGACGACTGGGGCATATTTTGGTATAAATTGCTTGCACTGAATAATGAGGTTGGAACCTACATCTGTAGGTTGAAAGGCACTTCAAGGGTCATTGCATTCTATGTTCTAGAAGTTGTCGTGCTGTGTGACCATGGGCGAGTCACTGCACCTCTCTGAGTTTGTTTCCGTAATTGGCAAAATGGAGTGATTGAGAGTGATATGGAGGAGCTGCTGGCACTGAGCTGCTGCCCTTTTCCTTTGCAGGAGTTACCATGGCTAAGAATTTGCAAAGCTGACTTGCATGTGATTTGCACATGGGTGTTTATCAGAACCTGGAGAGGTTCAATTTCAGAAGGCTGAGAAGCCAGCCCTGCTGAATCTCTCAACCAAGACTCACTGCGCCAGCTTGACCCAAAGACAGTGGCCCTCACCTCTGATCCCCGTCAGTGCCAAAGGGAGGCAAAAGGTGCTGGGGCTCCAGGGACTGCAGCGGGGTTAGGGCCAGGTGATCTCCACCAATCCACTCACCTGGACTCCCTTACCCACTTCACTGTAGCTAACACACTGCCTCCTGGGGGCACGTTGGTGCATCCGGCTCCCCTTTACCAGCGGCCACCAGTGTCTCCACTGGGCCTTGGGTGAGGAACAGGGACCAAACGAAGGAAGAGAGgcaaggagaaagggaagatggCAGGCGGCTGAGGCCAAATGGGCGTGGGGAAGCAGGCAAGGGGCTCAggctccctcctccacccccctCCAGAGGTCGCTGGGGAGAGCATCGGGCCCTGGGTCAGTGCGGGCACGCTTGGAGCGCCCTCACGACCTTGGGGTCTCCGCAGGATACGGGCCGGGAGCGCCCGGCGCCCTCTCACCTTTGACTTGCGTCTCATACTCAGCCTGTAGCCCCCGCTCCCGCCGCAGCTTCCCGTGAGCGGCCATGGCGGCCTGGCGGCCGCGCCGTCAAACCCCACTGCTCCCACGCGGTCGCGAGCAGAGCCGGCGCCGGGACTCGGGGGCGCTGCGGCCAGCACCCTGCGCGGGCTCCGCCCAGCCCCGCCCCCAGCGCCGCTCCAGGTGGGGCGGGGCGGCCCCGGCCCGGCACTGGCCGCGAGGGGCTCCCGGGGGCAGGACCCCCCCTTGCAGCCCCATTGTGCCCCGGCCTTGTCGTCCCCTCCCGCTGGGCCTGCACCTAGGCTGCCTTGTGCCGAAAGCCCCGCTGCCAAGCAGCCGGGGCGGGTGTGAGACCCCGAGGTAAGTGGGCATCCCTGGCTGCAATCCTGCCACCACCTCCAGAAGGCTGTCCGTGGTCACCACTGCCAGACTGCACCGTTCGCACCGGGGTCGCTGGCCCACAGTGCCCGTGGACATGAATAGCACTGCTGCCCCAGGTCCTGGACATCGGACGGGGTCGTCCCTTCCCAGGGAGCCTTGAGAGCTGGGGTGGGAAGtttggaggggaggagaaggaaggtcATCGCCAGAGAGCAGAACCTCAGCAGCTGTTGGCTGTTCCCTCCAGGCCCCCTTGGTGGGGGAGCAGGGTTTCCTCTGGTTCCCCTTCTGCTCAGCCCCACAATTTCCACATAGGCGGTTACCACTTCCTGCTGCCGGAAGAGGCTGCTCTGCCTCCCTTCCCCTGCAGCTGCACCTGCCCATCATAGGCCTGAGGGGGACAGCCCCCTCAGAGTAAGGTCTTAGCTACCCTGGGGGCAAGTCTGGGGCCTCCCTCATACAGAGGTGGTGGGGCCTTTCCTCCACCCACTACCGCAGGGCAGCAGCTTTTCTCGGGGAAATCgggaaggcaggaggcaggaggttgtTGACATGCCAAGCAGACAACTGGCTTCAATTTGCTGGGAGGGAAATCCTTGGGATATAGACTTGGGGAGAGGGACAAAGCACTTGGGCACCAGGAGTGTGTCCCAAAAGCGGGCCTGTGGGCACCAGTGCAAGGGTCCTAAGCCTTTATGTGCACGGATGTCAGAGTCATAACCTTGACCTGCAGatctggggaggaggggaggctgtGCAGGTACTTCCTGCCTTTCAACTATGAGCAATTAATTCTCTTGCCCAGAAGGAAAATACACTCCCCTAGCTCCCCGCCCCCTTCTCCCAGGCCCTTCTCGAAGACGTTGTTGTGAGGGTCTGCAGGACCTGAGGCTTCGAGGCCTGGGAGCTAGCCAGACCCCGGTAGGCCCAGGACCTGGACTTCCAGCAGCTGGTCTCGGAAATGCTGAGGTTCGAGTCCTCCAGCCTGCGCCCCTTCCCACGGCGcgcacagccacagccacacccCAACCTGCTCCTGCTAGGGAGACTCACACGTCCCGCCGCTGTCTCAGGCCAAGGGGAATCAGGGACCCCCTCCCCTCATTAGCTGACCCCAACACACCCTGCTCTTCCATCCAAGCCCCGACTGGTCCCCAAAGGTCCCTCCACACAGAGACAGGCACAGGGCTCAGGCAGGCAGAAAAGGGCTCAGCCCGTGCCTCAAACGCTCTCTTCACTCCTTTTCTCACTCCAGAGCTAGTCCTATGTTGCCCCATTCAGCCCGTGCTTTAGAACCTGAGTGTTGGGCCCTGGCTTTTAGGGCAGTTGTGTGGCATTTAAGGCCCTGAACTCAACTGTCACCTGCTGCTCGCTCTATTCTTAGCTCCACTGTTCCCCTTCAAGGCATCCTAAAGCCAGGCAGCCCGCAGAAAGCGCGGACCTGCCCGCGTGGCGACAGACGGAGCGGCGGACAGGAGGGCGGAGGGCGGGCCGAGCAGGGGAGGAAGAAGGGCGCCGTGTGAGCCCGGCCCAGCTTCTTTCCACCGGTGCCGGTGCGGGGCCGACGCAGTGCGCatgccctcccttcccccacgCCCTGCGCGCAGAGCTCGGCGCCGCCGAACCAATCAGAGCCTGGGAACGAAGCTTGCCGCCGGCTTGCGAACCGGAAGATACTGACGCCAGGCACGGGGCGGGACAGGGCGCCGCCTCTGGCCcatacaaagggaagcccacgtCTTGAGCCAATCAGAACACAGCCTCGCCCGAGCCGGGAACTGTAGAGCGGTGGGCGTGCGCAGGCGCGACTTTCCGGTCCCGGCCCCGCCCTGCCGAGCTCTGGGCTCGGCTTCCACCGCGGCAGGCTGCCTGCTGGTCACGTGCGACACACCAGCCAACGAGAACCGAGGTCCAGGCCTGTACGGCGAATTTTCAACCTGGCGGAGCAGCAGTGTGCCACCTGCAGTAGCAGAGATGTTGTGTATAGAGACGGCTCAGGAATACAGGGCCCGCTCAGAGACAAGTGATGGCTTTGCAGCCGGAGGGAATAGGAGGGAGCAAAGACACATGGAGTTTGGGTGACTCCATGAAAAACAGGATTTTGATATATATGTGTCCctggagtgtggtagcatgaTCTGGgatcacagcaacctccacctcccaggcttaagcgatcctccggcctcagcgtcccaagtagccgggattacaggtgtgcaccacgacgCCTcgctgtttttgatttttagtagagatggggtttcatcatgctgcccaggctggtcaactcctgagttcaactgatccgcccacctcggcctcccaaagtgctgtgattacaggtgtgacccaccatacccaacagctgcccagttttgtatTCTGCATGAAACTGTAATGGGGGATACATAGCTTTATGCATTTGTGTAACCCCATAGAAACTGTACAACACAGACAAGGACCCTACTGTGAAACATGGGCTACACTTTACAATAACATATCAGTATTGGCTAATCAACAGAAACCAACACACCAACTAATACAAAATGTCAGTAGGAGAAACGGGGGGAACTGTactaaaaatcaattattttcaaCTGCAAACTCAGGTTAGGGAGCAGACCCAAGAGGTATCATGGACTCACTGACCATTAGGGTAGCAGGGGAGGGAGGACTCAAGGACCACTGACAGGGCTTGAGCAACTGGGCATCTGGCTGGGTCATTACTCAGACAGGACAGCTGTAGACAGGCCCAATGAGCAGTTGGATGTCTACATCTGAAGCCCACGGGGTGTAGTGGAGCTGCTGTAGCCCAAAGCAAGTGTGATTAGGAGAGAAAAGGGCTGGAGGTGGGACACTCAAGAGCCAAGCAGAAGTACTGAAGAATGGGAGCCCGCTGTTGAGCTTTGAGCCTGAGCGGCCGAGGCTTGCACAAAACACATTCGGCGTGGCCGAGCAGGCctctgaggcagggtctctccCGGAAGTCTAGGGCCTCCTTCCCTGGGGCCACAGCTGCTGAAGGTTATGAGACTGGGGAGTCCCACCCCCAAGGCTCTCACAAAGCTCCTCCCTTCTACTCGGGCCTGGCAGGATGCCCTGGCTTAAAAGGCTGTGAGGTTCACATCCCCACCAGACAGAGGAGCTGGAGAAACACACCTTCTAAATGTGCAAGCGCACgtgcgcatacacacacacacacacacacacacacacacacacacacacaaagttccCCAGTGCCATAGAGCGAATTTATTGTGAAAGCTCGTGGGGTGAGGAAGGGCCGGGGCAGGCTCTAGGAGGCCGAGTCGGAGGCCTCTGAGCTGTCTTTGACATCTGTGCTCTCTGTGGTCTCGCTGACCTCGCTGAGGTCCTTGCTGTCCCCTCCACTATCCTCAGCAGCCAGGCCCTTCTCCTCACGACAGGCCTCTCCTGAGTTCGGAGGTGAGCTGCCTTTGCTCTCCACCTTGTTCTCCATGGCGCCCAGCACCATGTGCCTGCCCTTCTCCTTCAGCTCCAGGTGCCGCCTCAGCTGCCGCCAGGAGCCCAGGGAGAAGCGGGAGCAAAGATACAGGGCCTAAGTTTCCAGACAAGGGGAGCCTGGACTTGTCGCTGGCTGAGGGGACGGGCATAATGAGAAGCAGCAGGGCTAGGAAAGACACACGGGACTGAGTGGGGACACCTGGCTGGAGCCTTGCCCACTGCTCCCTGGGTTCACTGACTACCATGGAGGCCCCCACGACCGAGTGCTGCCCCTTCAACAGCCCTGCCACCTTGGGCAGAACCCTGACTCAGAACTACCTCTGAGCAGGCAGGCCACCCACTGGTCCCAGGCTGTCCCACTTCCCTTCTAAAAGCCTCCTCCGTCTGCCTCTCCCACCACCCTCCAGGCTGCTGCTAGGCAGACAGCCTCCTCTAAAGCCCAGCCTAGGAAACTGAGGCCGTGAGTCCTGGCAATGTGGCCACAAGGGCTGGCGCCCAAAGTTGGTCTTGCTTCCAGCCACTGTCCCAGGGCTCTCAAGTGCCGCCACCTCCCCCCCGCCCACAGGGCCGACCCCACTGGCCTCGCTTGGCTAAACTGCAGCGCTCTCACCTCGTCCGCCATCTGGGTGAGATCCCGCTTCATGGCGTAGGCATCCTCCCCATCTGCATAGTATTTGGGCTCCACTTCACTGATCCTgggggcagagggcagagagCAAGGAGGAAGACCCATACCCAGGACACATCCTCCTCTGCTCCTGGCATCATGGCTACTGAAGCAAGGTGACATGTTTTCTCCCTGAAGGCTCCATCCTGAGACAGCAAGTCCAGCCTGAAAGAATCCTCCAGTGGCCCCACTTCCAGTAAAGGCTCCAGGTAACAGTGGCCCGCCCCACCCCTGTCCTGTTCCTGTTCTGTGTCCTTAGCCTGGCTACTAAGGATTCCCCTTCTGTGGTTTCTTGTGAGCTGAAGCCCTGAATTcagccttccccttccctttctgccCTGCTTCCTATCCCTTACTGAGCTGCCTCACCACAGTGATGAAAATACAGGAACGTGGGTGAGCCCGTTTGAGGGCTGCATCCCTATGCAGCACAGCCCAGCCCGCACTGGGGAGGCACGCGTGCAGGCTCGGGTGGCCATGTCCTGGAAGGCTGGCCCTGTCAGACCTCAGACATGAGGACTGTTGACTTCACTATAAAGCAGTTTCCACCAGACATCCTCATCTGGGTCACAGATCCTTCCTGCCAGCACCCAGCCGAGGCCACCGCCCTTCCCAACAGTCAAACTGGTGCTGAGTGCAGTTAGCATCCCTCCACGGGCACACGGGTAGCCCACCCCAGCTTCACTTGCAAGCACTTTTTTCCACTGTCTACTGGGCACACTGACTGCCAGGTTCTCTCTCCTGGGCCAGGCAAACGGGGCCTCCGGGTCCTCGGCAGACCTGCCCCATCCACTAGGCTGCCTGGCCGCCGGCCCTTTCTTCCTGAACATGCATTCTCCTTGCTTCTGCTCTCTCTTAGATGCTTCCAGGCGCTTGGTCACACAGAGTCCTGCTCCTTAGCATCTGCTCATGCCAGAGACCCACACATCTCTATTCCCAAACATGACTAAACAACCCTGTGCCCTTCACCAGCCTCAGCCAGCATGGGCCAGAGCTCCTCCATCACAACACACATGGAGCACATTTCAGCCATCAGCCACCAAGTGAGTGGGGAGGCATCTTGGCAGCGCTGGGATCCACAGCCTCCTCCCCGTAGCTAGCCCACCCCCTGCCTGGAAAGCAGCTCAGCTGGTCTCAGCGGCCCTGACAGCCAGACCTGGGACCAGCCCCAACCCATTACAGACACCAAGATCTACTTACTGAAAGTTGAGGGTGTTGGAATAGAGGTGCAGGGCGGCCCGGTTACTGCAGGAGAACAAGGCACTGCTGAGCTGCACGGATTGGGCCAGGTAGGGTAGCATGTCCaggccctgcccctcccctctgGTGCCTCCTTCCCACCAATCCCACTTCCCGGGTCTTCACCAAAAGCCAAGGCCCCCAGGACTCCCGTCAAGGCAGCATCTCTCCCCTCAATCCCCCTTCCCTCAGCCCAGCTTCCACCTCTTCCTGACATGCAGGGAGACGTATTTGGCATTGAAGTTCTCTATCATCGCTCGAGAGGCCTGGTCCATCAGTTTCTGTGCCAGACCGAGGCGCCGATGGGAACGCTTCACAGCCTGGTGGAAGAGCAGAGAGGGGATGAGGGGCTGGGACCCTGAGGGCTGCCCCAACTAACCCCCACTTCCACCCCCAC from Callithrix jacchus isolate 240 chromosome X, calJac240_pri, whole genome shotgun sequence carries:
- the NAA10 gene encoding N-alpha-acetyltransferase 10 isoform X3, with translation MASPGPRWAASEFGRGKNQAEENPIGPSGREWTSLSAQRAIWEEDPDDVPHGHITSLAVKRSHRRLGLAQKLMDQASRAMIENFNAKYVSLHVRKSNRAALHLYSNTLNFQISEVEPKYYADGEDAYAMKRDLTQMADEALYLCSRFSLGSWRQLRRHLELKEKGRHMVLGAMENKVESKGSSPPNSGEACREEKGLAAEDSGGDSKDLSEVSETTESTDVKDSSEASDSAS
- the NAA10 gene encoding N-alpha-acetyltransferase 10 isoform X4 → MASPGPRWAASEFGRGKNQAEENPIGPSGREWTSLSAQRAIWEEDPDDVPHGHITSLAVKRSHRRLGLAQKLMDQASRAMIENFNAKYVSLHVRKSNRAALHLYSNTLNFQISEVEPKYYADGEDAYAMKRDLTQMADELRRHLELKEKGRHMVLGAMENKVESKGSSPPNSGEACREEKGLAAEDSGGDSKDLSEVSETTESTDVKDSSEASDSAS
- the NAA10 gene encoding N-alpha-acetyltransferase 10 isoform X1, with the translated sequence MNIRNARPEDLMNMQHCNLLCLPENYQMKYYFYHGLSWPQLSYIAEDENGKIVGYVLAKMEEDPDDVPHGHITSLAVKRSHRRLGLAQKLMDQASRAMIENFNAKYVSLHVRKSNRAALHLYSNTLNFQISEVEPKYYADGEDAYAMKRDLTQMADEALYLCSRFSLGSWRQLRRHLELKEKGRHMVLGAMENKVESKGSSPPNSGEACREEKGLAAEDSGGDSKDLSEVSETTESTDVKDSSEASDSAS
- the NAA10 gene encoding N-alpha-acetyltransferase 10 isoform X2, with the translated sequence MNIRNARPEDLMNMQHCNLLCLPENYQMKYYFYHGLSWPQLSYIAEDENGKIVGYVLAKMEEDPDDVPHGHITSLAVKRSHRRLGLAQKLMDQASRAMIENFNAKYVSLHVRKSNRAALHLYSNTLNFQISEVEPKYYADGEDAYAMKRDLTQMADELRRHLELKEKGRHMVLGAMENKVESKGSSPPNSGEACREEKGLAAEDSGGDSKDLSEVSETTESTDVKDSSEASDSAS
- the NAA10 gene encoding N-alpha-acetyltransferase 10 isoform X5, with protein sequence MNIRNARPEDLMNMQHCNLLCLPENYQMKYYFYHGLSWPQLSYIAEDENGKIVGYVLAKMEEDPDDVPHGHITSLAVKRSHRRLGLAQKLMDQASRAMIENFNAKYVSLHVRKSNRAALHLYSNTLNFQLDLLSQDGAFREKTCHLASVAMMPGAEEDVSWVWVFLLALCPLPPGSVKWSPNTMQMGRMPTP